Proteins co-encoded in one Opitutus terrae PB90-1 genomic window:
- a CDS encoding cupin domain-containing protein — protein sequence MFAHADSNGFREALPGVHMKTLVHGAKTLLTEFRLKAGHVLPRHSHPHEQTGYLVSGVLELTIGDQTFTTRAGDSWCIPGGVEHGAVVTEDTVAIEVFSPVREEYLPRER from the coding sequence ATGTTTGCACACGCGGACTCGAACGGCTTTCGGGAAGCGCTTCCCGGAGTTCACATGAAAACGCTCGTGCACGGGGCCAAGACGCTGCTGACCGAGTTCCGACTGAAAGCGGGGCACGTGTTGCCGCGGCACTCGCATCCGCACGAGCAGACGGGCTACCTCGTCAGCGGCGTGCTGGAGCTGACGATCGGCGACCAGACGTTCACGACTCGCGCCGGCGATTCCTGGTGCATTCCCGGCGGCGTGGAGCATGGCGCCGTGGTGACGGAGGACACCGTCGCGATCGAGGTGTTTTCACCCGTCCGCGAGGAGTATCTGCCGCGCGAGCGTTGA
- a CDS encoding S8 family serine peptidase, with the protein MLDWRITAGDSPGVIRREWLLRTGDPNRGIRVEEEVRLGTTADHRETVLRRDAFVADEILVRAQPTATAAEFSAALVRAGARSWRPITGSGYWLARWPAADLDTQSRALAALARESNLILAAEPNGLGTTCDTPTDERFSEQYSLNNTGQTGGTPGADIRMLRAWDIRRTCPDVVVAVLDVGVDFSSPDLAPNRYRNRREIPDNGADDDQNGYVDDWSGWDTANNDNDPEPSGDHGTGAASVLAARGNNDYGIAGITWEVQLLPVKVRNALGEATTASLIAGIEFARISGARIMSMSLAGYPYSQATLAAIERARDADILLVIAASNAGTDNDVFPYYPASYPSDNILAVANTDHNDQLNLALSCYGRTSVDLGAPGTRIRGLSLNGGYRYGNGTSSAVPHVAGVAALLRQMRPEATVADLRDWILSTIDPLPSLAGRCVSGGRLNAYAALRVAQNLPVISQSPQARTGAPCQSAEFTIGASSELPFTYQWRRNGTALAGATSDTLTLPSIQPADTGIVDVVLANSTGAKSSAAVALGLVTTGKALGLGDEVLRDIFVPSNGHTYDQVLLTGAAVAITADHALGQITRLSFLDLDDDIVQVELSGPGTLSLVLDDPTGPASPRHYEQTVAYMKGHAGIVIAGATEATHVSVFSVGRITAVNQSLFRAGVSYDGIADLAFIAITSTDGRFGGLRAANATFFAHRGLTGIHAPDVQFNGPVYVGDISAFDAAAPVLMLGGATGDTRITGGDLEQPNAQPVQVSGLTQLRFTAGTDSHGNTLSAQSNRATLQQDGIDVTARIVVNPSP; encoded by the coding sequence GTGCTCGACTGGCGGATCACGGCCGGTGACTCCCCCGGTGTCATTCGCCGGGAATGGCTGTTGCGCACTGGCGATCCAAACCGCGGGATCCGCGTCGAGGAAGAGGTGCGGCTCGGAACCACTGCCGACCATCGCGAGACAGTGCTGCGCCGCGACGCGTTCGTCGCCGACGAAATTCTGGTTCGCGCGCAGCCCACCGCGACCGCAGCGGAGTTCTCGGCCGCGCTCGTCCGCGCCGGTGCGAGGTCCTGGCGACCGATCACCGGCAGCGGCTACTGGCTCGCGCGTTGGCCCGCCGCCGATCTGGACACCCAGTCGCGCGCGCTCGCCGCGCTTGCGCGCGAATCCAACCTCATCCTCGCCGCCGAACCCAACGGGCTCGGCACCACCTGCGACACGCCGACCGACGAACGTTTTTCGGAGCAATACTCGCTCAACAACACCGGCCAGACCGGCGGCACGCCCGGCGCCGACATCCGGATGCTCCGCGCCTGGGATATCCGCCGCACCTGCCCCGACGTGGTTGTCGCCGTCCTCGATGTGGGCGTGGATTTCTCCAGTCCCGACCTTGCACCCAACCGTTACCGGAATCGGCGCGAGATCCCCGACAACGGTGCCGACGACGACCAGAACGGCTACGTCGACGATTGGAGCGGTTGGGACACCGCCAACAACGACAACGATCCGGAACCATCCGGCGATCATGGCACCGGTGCCGCCAGCGTCCTCGCTGCACGCGGCAACAACGACTACGGGATCGCCGGGATCACCTGGGAGGTGCAGCTCCTGCCGGTAAAGGTCCGCAACGCCCTCGGTGAAGCCACCACCGCCAGCCTGATCGCCGGCATCGAGTTCGCGCGGATCAGCGGCGCCCGAATCATGAGCATGTCGCTCGCCGGCTACCCGTACAGCCAAGCGACGCTGGCCGCCATCGAGCGGGCGCGCGACGCCGACATCCTGCTCGTGATCGCGGCATCCAACGCCGGCACCGACAACGACGTGTTTCCGTACTATCCGGCATCGTATCCATCGGATAACATCCTCGCGGTGGCGAACACCGATCACAACGACCAGCTCAATCTCGCCCTGTCATGCTACGGCCGCACTTCGGTCGACCTCGGCGCGCCCGGGACCCGGATCCGCGGGCTGAGTCTCAACGGCGGTTATCGTTACGGCAATGGCACGTCCAGCGCCGTCCCGCATGTCGCCGGAGTCGCCGCGCTATTGAGGCAGATGCGGCCCGAAGCCACCGTCGCCGACCTGCGCGACTGGATCCTCTCCACGATCGACCCACTGCCCTCACTGGCTGGACGGTGTGTCTCGGGCGGGCGGCTCAACGCCTACGCCGCGTTGCGCGTCGCCCAGAATCTCCCGGTCATCAGTCAGTCCCCTCAGGCGCGCACCGGCGCTCCCTGCCAATCAGCCGAGTTCACGATCGGCGCGTCGTCCGAGCTGCCGTTCACCTACCAGTGGCGGCGCAACGGCACCGCGCTCGCCGGCGCGACTAGCGACACGCTCACACTGCCCAGTATTCAGCCGGCCGACACCGGTATAGTCGACGTGGTCCTGGCCAACTCCACCGGCGCCAAAAGCAGCGCTGCCGTCGCGCTCGGGCTCGTCACGACTGGCAAGGCGCTTGGGTTGGGCGACGAGGTGCTTCGCGACATTTTCGTGCCTTCGAACGGCCACACTTACGACCAGGTTCTGCTCACCGGCGCCGCGGTGGCGATCACCGCCGATCACGCGCTCGGGCAGATCACGCGGCTGTCGTTTCTCGATCTCGACGACGATATCGTGCAAGTGGAGCTCAGCGGTCCGGGCACGTTGTCGTTGGTCCTGGACGATCCCACCGGCCCGGCATCGCCGCGCCATTACGAGCAGACCGTCGCCTACATGAAAGGCCACGCCGGCATCGTCATCGCCGGCGCAACGGAAGCGACGCACGTGTCGGTGTTCAGCGTCGGCCGGATCACTGCGGTCAACCAAAGCCTGTTTCGCGCCGGCGTGAGCTACGACGGCATCGCCGATCTGGCGTTCATCGCGATCACCAGCACCGATGGCCGGTTCGGCGGACTGCGCGCCGCCAACGCGACCTTCTTCGCGCATCGCGGATTGACGGGCATTCATGCGCCCGACGTGCAGTTCAACGGTCCGGTGTATGTGGGTGATATCAGTGCGTTCGACGCTGCGGCACCGGTGCTGATGCTCGGCGGCGCGACCGGCGACACGCGCATCACCGGAGGAGATCTCGAGCAGCCGAACGCCCAGCCGGTCCAAGTCAGCGGACTGACGCAGCTACGGTTTACCGCCGGCACCGATTCGCACGGCAACACGCTGTCCGCTCAATCCAATCGCGCCACGCTTCAGCAGGACGGGATCGATGTGACGGCGCGGATCGTGGTGAATCCCAGTCCCTGA
- a CDS encoding right-handed parallel beta-helix repeat-containing protein, translated as MSPSICSAASPLRRRLALYSLLVLATFGATTALTAAEIVVGDMDNLQARIDAAQGGDVLLLGNGPYAGFTLEGRHFTAERPLVIRPAPGARPVLRGQGYTGYLAKITNTSYVVLDGLTLTRTNQPIYSTSVEHLILVNLHIHDIGQEAIHIRGQSRHIDIRDCRIYDSGHTQPQWAEGIYIGMGQPPFESVEHVWIEGNDIARTGNSEAINLKARVYHVTIRGNRVHDLAPGTATQHNEAAVSCEAADRSYRPGEDPDVWIERNEIFDVRFGRWANGIKLSTMGGRVIGNTIRDCAQHGIAFNAYDNGPGAFPAWLFDNRIERCAAGAISGTVLQVRHADPGPNPNRPQTWYRASPPASPARQSEKL; from the coding sequence ATGTCCCCATCCATCTGTTCCGCTGCTTCCCCACTCCGGCGTCGTCTCGCGCTGTACTCGCTGCTCGTGCTGGCCACGTTCGGCGCGACCACCGCACTGACAGCGGCGGAGATCGTCGTCGGCGACATGGACAATCTTCAGGCGAGAATCGACGCGGCGCAGGGCGGCGACGTGCTCCTGCTGGGCAACGGCCCCTACGCCGGCTTCACCCTCGAGGGCCGGCATTTCACCGCCGAGCGCCCCTTGGTGATCAGGCCCGCGCCTGGCGCCCGCCCCGTGCTCCGCGGCCAGGGCTACACCGGCTACTTGGCGAAGATCACGAACACCAGCTATGTTGTCTTGGACGGGCTCACGCTGACGCGCACGAACCAGCCGATCTATAGCACGAGCGTCGAGCACCTGATCCTGGTCAACCTGCACATCCACGACATCGGCCAGGAAGCGATCCACATCCGCGGCCAGTCGCGACACATCGACATCCGGGACTGCCGGATCTACGACAGCGGACACACGCAGCCACAGTGGGCGGAGGGCATCTACATCGGCATGGGCCAGCCACCGTTCGAAAGCGTCGAGCACGTCTGGATCGAGGGCAACGACATCGCCCGCACCGGGAACTCCGAGGCGATCAACCTCAAGGCCCGCGTGTATCACGTCACGATCCGCGGCAATCGCGTCCACGATCTCGCGCCCGGCACCGCCACGCAGCACAACGAGGCGGCGGTCAGTTGCGAAGCGGCGGACCGCAGCTACCGGCCCGGCGAGGATCCCGATGTCTGGATCGAGCGAAACGAAATCTTCGACGTGCGGTTCGGGCGCTGGGCCAACGGTATCAAGCTGTCCACGATGGGCGGGCGCGTCATCGGCAACACGATACGTGACTGCGCGCAGCACGGCATCGCCTTCAATGCGTATGACAACGGACCGGGCGCCTTCCCAGCGTGGCTGTTCGACAACCGCATCGAGCGCTGCGCCGCCGGTGCCATTAGCGGCACCGTGCTGCAGGTCCGTCACGCCGACCCCGGTCCCAACCCCAATCGCCCGCAGACCTGGTATCGCGCGTCGCCGCCCGCTTCGCCTGCCCGCCAGTCAGAAAAACTCTGA
- a CDS encoding alpha-L-fucosidase, which translates to MAVTPRSLLTSLSWLRLTGALVAATILGIVVRAAEPSTPMITDRPDMTWFTDARLGIFIHWGIYSEGKGSESWAFHDGQMPYDEYMAQAKTFTAAKYDPAHWAELFKAAGARYTVLTSKHHDGFALWDTKQSALNAKDGAPAGRDLIGPYCEAMRAQGLKVGLYFSHLDWSHPDYASVFNAAGANDPAGRKNRFSYPQGPENPAAWERFLAFHRAQLREITERFHPDLLWFDGDWERSAEQWRMKELRAQLKSWLPDVILNSRMQGYGDYATPEQALPVRPPTGPWELCMTINDSWGYQAKDRNFKTVRQIVRLLTECASQGGNLLLDVGPRSDGTITPEQEQILRALGRWTSKHAGALYGTTAGIPKDYYYGPSLLNKARDVLYLVCYDRPVDGLYVKGIRNPVKRASVEGGGELTHRRFMKAEWAHQPGIVIVDLPEEAADPDATIVRLELDGPIELLEPGT; encoded by the coding sequence ATGGCGGTTACCCCACGCTCGTTGCTCACTTCGCTCTCCTGGTTGCGCCTGACCGGCGCGCTCGTCGCTGCGACGATTCTCGGTATCGTGGTCCGCGCCGCCGAACCCTCAACGCCCATGATCACCGACCGGCCGGACATGACTTGGTTTACCGACGCACGGCTCGGGATCTTCATCCACTGGGGCATCTACTCCGAAGGGAAGGGGAGCGAGTCCTGGGCGTTCCACGACGGTCAGATGCCTTACGACGAATACATGGCGCAGGCGAAGACCTTCACCGCCGCCAAGTATGATCCCGCGCACTGGGCCGAGCTTTTCAAGGCCGCGGGCGCACGCTACACCGTGCTCACCTCGAAGCATCACGATGGCTTCGCGCTCTGGGACACGAAACAAAGCGCGCTCAACGCGAAAGACGGCGCGCCAGCCGGTCGCGACTTGATCGGGCCTTACTGCGAGGCGATGCGCGCGCAGGGGCTGAAGGTCGGACTGTATTTCTCGCACCTCGACTGGTCGCATCCCGACTACGCGAGCGTGTTCAATGCGGCGGGCGCGAACGACCCGGCCGGGCGGAAGAACCGTTTCTCGTACCCGCAGGGTCCGGAAAATCCGGCAGCCTGGGAGCGGTTTCTTGCGTTTCACCGGGCGCAGCTACGCGAGATCACGGAACGGTTTCACCCGGATCTGCTGTGGTTCGACGGCGATTGGGAACGCTCCGCGGAGCAGTGGCGGATGAAGGAGCTGCGGGCGCAGCTGAAGTCGTGGCTGCCCGACGTGATTCTCAACAGTCGCATGCAGGGCTACGGCGACTACGCGACGCCGGAGCAGGCGCTGCCGGTGCGGCCGCCGACCGGCCCGTGGGAGCTGTGCATGACGATCAACGATTCGTGGGGCTACCAGGCGAAGGACCGGAATTTCAAAACCGTGCGGCAAATCGTCCGACTGCTCACCGAGTGCGCGTCGCAGGGTGGCAACCTGCTGCTCGACGTCGGACCGCGCAGCGACGGCACGATCACACCCGAACAGGAGCAGATTTTGCGCGCGCTGGGTCGCTGGACATCGAAGCACGCGGGGGCGCTTTACGGCACGACCGCGGGAATTCCGAAGGACTACTATTACGGACCGAGTCTGCTGAACAAAGCGCGCGATGTGCTTTATCTCGTCTGCTACGACCGGCCGGTGGACGGGCTGTATGTGAAGGGTATCCGCAACCCGGTGAAACGTGCGAGCGTGGAGGGCGGAGGGGAGCTGACGCACCGCAGGTTCATGAAGGCAGAGTGGGCGCATCAGCCGGGGATTGTGATCGTCGATTTGCCGGAGGAAGCGGCGGACCCGGACGCGACGATTGTTCGGCTGGAACTGGACGGCCCGATCGAATTGCTCGAGCCGGGCACGTGA
- a CDS encoding LON peptidase substrate-binding domain-containing protein, translating to MELEIVVPDEVPVMTLPDVTLFPQALLPLHIFEPRYRQMLRDVLARDRLFAVAGLNQRLAEDPDQFEPPHLIASVGMIRACQENADGTSNLLLQGLCRVEFLQIVADEPYRRVRVRALPSAGLAMPSEESLRLRHELKRLLVLKQKLGAPMPAEFTAFLSNIEDPETFVDLAAFGLCDSPEVKQKLLETLDLPARLGLFKKHLRGEIEALKLRRKLQGGLPDSRIEEN from the coding sequence ATGGAGCTGGAGATTGTGGTGCCCGATGAAGTGCCGGTGATGACGCTGCCGGACGTCACGCTTTTCCCCCAAGCGCTGCTGCCCCTGCACATCTTCGAGCCCCGCTACCGGCAGATGCTACGGGATGTCCTCGCCCGCGACCGTTTGTTTGCCGTTGCTGGACTGAACCAGCGTCTCGCCGAGGACCCCGATCAGTTCGAGCCGCCGCATCTGATTGCGAGCGTCGGGATGATTCGCGCCTGCCAGGAAAACGCCGACGGCACGTCGAACCTGCTGCTTCAGGGGCTTTGCCGCGTGGAGTTTCTTCAAATCGTCGCTGACGAACCCTACCGTCGCGTGCGCGTTCGCGCGCTGCCCAGCGCGGGGCTGGCGATGCCGAGCGAGGAATCGCTCCGGTTGCGGCACGAGCTCAAACGCTTGCTGGTGTTGAAGCAGAAGCTGGGCGCGCCGATGCCAGCCGAATTTACGGCTTTCCTGAGCAACATCGAGGATCCGGAAACCTTCGTGGATCTCGCGGCGTTCGGCTTGTGCGACTCGCCCGAGGTAAAACAGAAGCTGCTGGAAACGCTGGACCTGCCGGCGCGGCTGGGCCTGTTCAAAAAGCATCTTCGCGGCGAGATCGAGGCGCTTAAGCTGCGGCGAAAGCTGCAGGGCGGACTGCCGGATTCGCGGATCGAGGAGAATTGA
- a CDS encoding glycoside hydrolase family 53 protein: MLATVGRAAASTMAPATFLIGADVSALSTLERHGAVYRDSAGPRDALQILAGEGFNCYRLRLFVAPDGKGIVTNDLAYTLALARRVKAAGATLMLDLHYSDTWADPGKQFKPAAWAALAFDDLEQQVRTYTREVLERFAREGLMPDYVQLGNEITNGMLWPEGRVEFAERTNRAGWEHLGRLLRAAHVGLAEASEGRPKPKSVLHIESPHQRERTLWFCREARAAKVPFDLIGMSYYPEWHGDLETLRGTLVALATEFHQPIIVAETAYPWTSDEHWTGRPNLNWPLTPEGQRQFLRAVLQVVRELPDGLGRGVLYWHPESVLTPGQRIWLGGSCALFDHEGNVLPAARFAVPNQP, encoded by the coding sequence ATGCTGGCCACGGTCGGTAGGGCGGCGGCGAGCACGATGGCGCCCGCAACGTTCCTGATCGGCGCCGACGTCTCGGCGCTCTCCACCCTCGAGCGCCACGGCGCGGTGTATCGCGACAGCGCTGGGCCGCGGGACGCGCTGCAGATTCTCGCGGGCGAGGGTTTCAACTGCTATCGGCTGCGTCTGTTTGTGGCTCCGGACGGCAAGGGAATCGTCACCAACGATCTCGCCTACACGCTGGCGCTGGCGCGTCGCGTGAAGGCCGCTGGCGCGACGTTAATGCTCGACCTGCACTACTCCGACACGTGGGCCGACCCCGGCAAGCAGTTCAAACCCGCGGCATGGGCGGCGCTCGCGTTTGACGATCTCGAGCAACAGGTGCGGACGTACACGCGGGAAGTGTTGGAGCGGTTCGCCCGAGAAGGGCTGATGCCCGATTACGTCCAACTCGGCAACGAGATCACGAACGGGATGCTCTGGCCCGAGGGCCGGGTGGAGTTTGCCGAACGAACCAATCGCGCGGGGTGGGAGCACCTCGGCCGGCTGCTGCGCGCGGCGCATGTGGGATTGGCGGAGGCGAGCGAAGGCCGGCCGAAGCCGAAGAGCGTGCTGCACATCGAGAGTCCGCATCAACGCGAGCGCACGCTCTGGTTCTGCCGCGAGGCACGCGCGGCCAAAGTGCCCTTCGACCTGATCGGGATGAGCTACTATCCGGAATGGCACGGCGACCTCGAGACGCTCCGCGGGACGCTGGTCGCGCTCGCGACGGAGTTTCATCAGCCGATCATCGTGGCCGAGACGGCCTACCCCTGGACGTCGGATGAGCACTGGACGGGCCGGCCGAACCTGAACTGGCCGCTCACGCCCGAAGGCCAACGCCAGTTTCTGCGCGCTGTGCTGCAAGTCGTGCGCGAACTGCCCGATGGCTTGGGGCGCGGCGTGTTGTATTGGCACCCCGAATCGGTGCTCACGCCCGGCCAGCGGATTTGGCTCGGCGGTTCCTGTGCGCTGTTCGACCACGAAGGCAACGTGCTCCCGGCGGCCCGCTTTGCAGTCCCTAACCAACCCTGA
- a CDS encoding TonB-dependent siderophore receptor, which translates to MNTTQRCPMQRALCAALALWPAAFVQAQATSATPSDDEPIVLSPFAVSAEKDVGYLAQNTLAGSRLNTRLKDTGAAISVLTPEFLKDLGATSMQDVILFQNNAVPDFGDAAANFNGNPMIGASEWQLRIRGLAASYARNYFAWEASTDFYNIERIDQARGPNSILFGFGSAGGIVNSSTKQASLSAQKTDEVSFLVGSWDRYRGTADVNRVLVPGKLALRLNLVAENGQTWRQFEFDRSRRAHLALKYQPSKTATLRAEAEVGKVTENVARPWLMIDQSFLWRQAGRPTFSGMWPWPTPDSVDTFWPDHLVLADDGVVRNWLGYANGNNSTVSQTWSHLAMTPENLAIVPRDSNPAGPDAVRETKYGTVSAFYENQVTDRFSFELALNHQKIDFLGYDAEGSRATNYFGGSSELWGDAAADLPGGGVNPHAGDLYLENNWTRRDRTIETTQLRATAAYQFDTGDWGSHRIAGLYEHSWRDFYSREDAEAFLNRPLNADAAEADVNRLYRRHYFTPGDAADIHVGSWRTPVANVGWVPTQYIENTESKQDTVLAALQSRFFSDRLITILGFRYDRMNYSWDPSVRDATTKEWKLDPANSKSTTFNAHTLSVGAVYHLTKSVSVYGNHSSSRDIPNVNIHVIGAEIPPMPKSEGNDAGLKFDFFDGKLYATAGYYTTKVEHTTDWGDIQTAVTDLNTRVLGALVAGGRITAGEQAARTISANGYMEDREADGWEFSLIANPTPNWRISANFSINNLVKQNSMAEVKAWADENTAYWRQKGGNDFLLGGGDWDTIGAQIGWLYQYHIDNVVALDGLQARGERKYGANLYTKYTFSDGALKGFSVGGGGRYQSPNVLGFYNDAVREGTDLLLADASIGYSFKTEFLLRGSWLDLQLNVSNVFDTRKSQIYTLAWWDTSSTIAERIGLQEPRKFTCTATLHF; encoded by the coding sequence ATGAACACCACCCAGCGATGCCCGATGCAGCGGGCGCTGTGCGCGGCCCTGGCCCTGTGGCCGGCCGCTTTTGTCCAAGCTCAAGCAACCTCCGCCACACCGTCCGACGACGAACCGATTGTGCTGAGTCCGTTCGCCGTGAGCGCCGAGAAGGACGTCGGCTATCTCGCGCAAAACACCCTCGCGGGGAGCCGGCTCAATACGCGGTTGAAGGACACGGGCGCGGCGATCTCCGTGCTCACGCCGGAGTTCCTGAAGGATCTCGGGGCGACGAGCATGCAGGACGTGATCCTGTTCCAGAACAACGCGGTGCCGGACTTCGGCGACGCGGCGGCGAATTTCAATGGCAACCCGATGATCGGCGCGAGCGAATGGCAGCTGCGGATCCGCGGGCTGGCGGCGAGCTACGCGCGCAACTACTTCGCGTGGGAGGCTTCGACGGATTTCTACAACATCGAGCGGATCGACCAAGCGCGCGGACCGAACTCGATCCTGTTCGGCTTCGGTTCGGCGGGCGGCATCGTGAACAGTTCGACGAAGCAGGCATCGCTCAGCGCGCAGAAGACCGATGAGGTCTCGTTCCTCGTCGGCAGCTGGGACCGCTATCGCGGCACGGCCGACGTCAATCGCGTGCTCGTGCCGGGCAAGCTCGCGCTGCGGCTGAACCTCGTGGCGGAAAACGGCCAGACCTGGCGGCAGTTCGAGTTCGATCGTTCGCGCCGCGCGCACCTCGCGCTGAAATATCAGCCGAGCAAGACCGCGACGCTGCGCGCCGAGGCCGAGGTCGGCAAGGTGACGGAGAACGTGGCGCGACCCTGGCTGATGATCGACCAGTCGTTCCTGTGGCGGCAGGCGGGACGGCCGACGTTCTCCGGCATGTGGCCGTGGCCCACGCCGGACAGCGTCGACACCTTCTGGCCGGACCATCTCGTGCTCGCCGACGACGGCGTGGTGCGCAACTGGCTCGGTTATGCCAACGGCAACAACTCCACCGTGTCGCAGACCTGGTCGCACCTGGCGATGACGCCGGAGAACCTGGCGATCGTTCCGCGCGACTCGAATCCCGCCGGACCGGATGCGGTGCGCGAAACAAAGTATGGCACCGTGAGCGCGTTCTACGAGAACCAGGTAACGGACCGGTTCTCGTTCGAACTGGCGCTGAACCACCAGAAGATCGATTTCCTGGGCTACGATGCGGAAGGCAGCCGCGCGACGAACTATTTTGGCGGCAGCAGCGAGCTCTGGGGCGATGCCGCGGCGGATTTGCCGGGTGGCGGCGTGAACCCGCACGCAGGCGATCTCTACCTCGAGAACAACTGGACGCGGCGCGATCGCACCATCGAGACGACGCAGTTGCGCGCTACCGCGGCCTACCAGTTTGACACGGGCGACTGGGGCTCGCACCGGATCGCGGGGCTCTACGAGCACTCGTGGCGCGACTTCTACAGCCGCGAGGATGCCGAGGCGTTTCTGAACCGGCCGCTCAACGCCGACGCCGCAGAAGCCGACGTGAACCGGCTCTACCGACGGCACTATTTCACGCCCGGCGACGCGGCAGACATCCACGTCGGATCGTGGCGCACGCCGGTCGCGAACGTCGGGTGGGTGCCCACCCAATACATCGAGAACACGGAATCGAAGCAGGACACGGTGCTCGCCGCGTTGCAGAGCCGGTTCTTCAGCGATCGGCTGATTACGATTCTCGGGTTCCGTTACGACCGGATGAACTACAGCTGGGACCCCAGCGTGCGGGACGCAACGACCAAGGAATGGAAACTCGATCCGGCGAACTCGAAGTCGACCACCTTCAACGCGCACACCCTGAGCGTCGGCGCCGTTTATCACCTCACGAAGTCGGTGTCGGTTTACGGGAATCACTCGAGCAGCCGGGATATCCCGAACGTGAACATCCACGTAATCGGGGCCGAGATTCCGCCGATGCCGAAAAGCGAGGGCAACGACGCGGGCCTGAAGTTTGATTTCTTCGACGGCAAGCTCTACGCGACGGCCGGCTACTACACGACCAAGGTCGAGCACACGACCGACTGGGGCGATATCCAGACGGCGGTGACCGATCTGAACACGCGCGTTCTCGGCGCGCTCGTCGCCGGCGGCCGGATCACCGCGGGCGAGCAGGCGGCGCGGACGATCAGCGCCAACGGCTACATGGAGGACCGCGAGGCCGATGGCTGGGAGTTCTCGCTGATCGCGAATCCGACCCCGAACTGGCGGATCTCGGCAAACTTCTCGATCAACAACCTCGTCAAACAGAACTCGATGGCGGAGGTGAAAGCCTGGGCCGACGAGAACACCGCCTACTGGCGGCAGAAGGGCGGGAACGATTTCCTGCTCGGCGGCGGCGACTGGGATACGATCGGGGCGCAGATCGGCTGGCTCTACCAATACCACATCGACAACGTCGTGGCGCTCGACGGACTGCAGGCGCGCGGCGAGCGCAAATACGGCGCCAACCTCTACACGAAATACACGTTCAGCGACGGCGCCCTCAAGGGCTTCTCCGTGGGCGGCGGCGGCCGTTACCAGAGTCCGAATGTGCTCGGGTTCTACAACGACGCCGTGCGCGAAGGCACGGATCTGCTGCTCGCGGACGCCTCGATCGGTTACAGCTTCAAGACCGAGTTCCTGCTCCGCGGATCGTGGCTCGATCTGCAGCTCAATGTGAGCAACGTGTTCGACACTCGGAAGTCGCAGATCTACACGCTGGCGTGGTGGGACACCAGCTCCACCATCGCCGAGCGGATCGGACTGCAGGAGCCGCGCAAGTTCACCTGCACCGCGACGCTGCATTTCTAA